One segment of Helicobacter anatolicus DNA contains the following:
- a CDS encoding c-type cytochrome, with product MKKFILFALAGFMSLVFAEAPAVFTKCKMCHGPTGQKMAPGAKHIIAGQSKEKLLADLKGYKAGTADNGGNKNIMYAQMKNISDEDIEALAEYISSLPAK from the coding sequence ATGAAAAAATTTATTCTTTTTGCATTAGCTGGTTTTATGAGTCTTGTGTTTGCAGAAGCTCCTGCTGTTTTCACAAAATGTAAAATGTGTCACGGACCAACAGGACAAAAAATGGCTCCTGGTGCAAAGCATATCATTGCTGGTCAATCAAAAGAGAAATTATTAGCAGATCTTAAAGGTTATAAAGCAGGTACTGCTGATAATGGTGGTAATAAAAATATTATGTATGCTCAAATGAAAAATATTTCTGACGAAGATATTGAAGCATTAGCAGAGTATATTTCTAGCCTACCTGCAAAATAA
- a CDS encoding alanine racemase: MAELLINKKRFENNLDIIATHLKDKNKLGIVLKDNAYGHGLEEIASLAKEYGIKSVFVKNIQEACKIQNLFEHITLLYGIPNTPLPANIHPTIHSLEQIDLLPQNSKVELKINTGMNRNGIMPTQLKDAITKILHNKHDLVGIFMHNGYGDDLMQDFDDAQNLFQLLKKEVLYLAQNIGFQKPRFHSLNSSAALRSLEINDDLVRIGIAAYGYCTANFPLEASKNLQPIASLWADKICTHHLPKGAKIGYSGASILEKESEVSTYDIGYGDGLFRFDETKIPYYSADGYLVLQRTSMDCISVLSTKNRICIFDDVTKLAEIFHTIPHEILTRLSPFIKKTIIYE; the protein is encoded by the coding sequence ATGGCTGAACTCCTCATTAACAAGAAAAGATTTGAAAACAATCTTGATATCATTGCAACACATTTAAAAGATAAAAATAAATTAGGTATTGTCCTAAAAGATAATGCTTATGGGCATGGGTTAGAAGAAATAGCTAGTCTTGCAAAAGAATATGGTATCAAAAGTGTTTTTGTAAAAAATATCCAAGAAGCTTGCAAAATCCAAAATCTTTTTGAACATATCACTCTATTATATGGAATCCCCAACACACCACTACCTGCAAATATCCACCCCACTATCCATTCTTTAGAGCAAATTGACTTATTACCGCAAAATTCAAAAGTGGAATTAAAGATCAATACAGGTATGAATCGCAATGGGATTATGCCAACACAGCTAAAAGATGCTATTACAAAAATTTTACACAACAAGCATGATTTAGTAGGGATTTTTATGCATAATGGCTATGGAGATGATTTAATGCAGGATTTTGATGATGCGCAAAATTTATTCCAACTTCTCAAAAAAGAAGTCTTATATCTTGCTCAAAATATAGGCTTTCAAAAACCGCGTTTCCATTCTCTAAATTCTTCTGCCGCACTAAGAAGCTTGGAAATTAATGATGATTTAGTGCGCATAGGTATTGCAGCATATGGATATTGCACTGCAAATTTCCCTCTAGAAGCTAGCAAAAATTTACAACCCATTGCTAGTCTTTGGGCGGATAAAATCTGTACACACCATCTTCCAAAAGGTGCTAAAATTGGGTATAGCGGTGCAAGTATCCTAGAAAAAGAAAGTGAAGTTAGCACCTATGATATAGGGTATGGAGATGGATTATTTCGTTTTGATGAAACAAAGATTCCTTATTATAGCGCCGATGGTTATTTAGTTTTGCAAAGAACCTCTATGGACTGCATTTCTGTACTTAGCACAAAAAATAGAATCTGTATTTTTGATGATGTAACAAAATTAGCAGAAATTTTTCACACCATTCCTCATGAGATTCTAACACGCCTATCTCCATTTATTAAAAAAACTATTATTTATGAATAA
- the truD gene encoding tRNA pseudouridine(13) synthase TruD — MNKIYALNHSPINFYFSQNARDFIVKEIPLYPFSQSGEHVILHIRKKGLSTQDMLKILASHLGCKKEEFGYAGLKDKAATTTQYISINKKFTTTLSSHLDSLKEQGIKILDQTYHNNKIKIGHLKGNSFFIRLKKVNPTMALQIKEAIENIKIHGLPNYFGYQRFGRDGDNYLEGQKIVQSLTKYRNKTLQNFLISSYQSYLFNQWLNYRMKLNKIFQNFTPHEIAQALKQENISLDKSSIVSIKNQQQIFKIFCGDVLEHYPFGKTFHTTLQTNDLDRFLQRSLAPTGLLYGKKSFLSLENALTIEQRFLDPALEKYALGTRRYAWIWPEDINYQYKENNAWFEIGFFLPKGSYATIFIEEIAHQTIKVD; from the coding sequence ATGAATAAAATCTACGCCCTAAATCATTCACCTATTAATTTTTATTTTTCACAAAATGCACGCGACTTTATTGTCAAAGAAATTCCACTTTATCCCTTTAGCCAAAGTGGTGAACATGTGATTTTACATATTCGCAAAAAAGGATTAAGCACGCAAGATATGCTAAAAATTCTTGCTTCACATTTGGGGTGTAAAAAAGAAGAATTTGGTTATGCAGGCCTAAAGGACAAAGCAGCTACCACCACACAATATATCTCTATTAATAAAAAATTTACTACCACACTTTCTAGTCATCTTGATAGCCTCAAAGAGCAAGGAATAAAAATTTTAGATCAAACCTACCATAACAATAAAATCAAAATCGGACATCTTAAAGGAAATTCTTTTTTTATCCGTCTCAAAAAAGTCAATCCCACTATGGCATTACAAATCAAAGAAGCTATCGAAAATATCAAAATTCATGGTTTGCCAAATTATTTTGGTTATCAAAGATTTGGAAGAGATGGAGATAATTATCTTGAAGGACAAAAGATTGTGCAAAGTCTTACAAAATATCGCAACAAAACTTTACAGAATTTTCTCATCTCAAGTTACCAAAGCTATCTTTTTAATCAATGGCTAAACTATAGAATGAAGCTCAATAAAATTTTTCAAAACTTCACTCCCCATGAGATTGCACAAGCACTCAAACAAGAAAATATTTCTCTAGATAAATCCAGTATTGTTTCCATTAAAAATCAACAGCAAATTTTTAAAATTTTTTGTGGAGATGTTTTAGAGCACTATCCCTTTGGAAAAACTTTCCATACCACACTACAAACCAATGATCTTGATAGATTCCTGCAAAGATCTCTCGCCCCCACAGGATTACTATATGGTAAAAAATCTTTTTTAAGTCTAGAAAATGCATTGACAATTGAACAACGCTTTTTGGATCCTGCTTTAGAAAAATATGCATTAGGCACAAGACGCTATGCGTGGATATGGCCAGAAGATATTAATTATCAATATAAAGAAAATAATGCATGGTTTGAAATAGGATTTTTTCTTCCAAAGGGAAGTTATGCTACAATTTTTATCGAAGAAATTGCACATCAAACCATCAAAGTTGATTAA